The following is a genomic window from Treponema pallidum subsp. pallidum str. Nichols.
GTGTCCCCCGGGCAGAGGGCGGGGTAGTCGCGCGCTTTGCGCTCAAAGTCGCGCGCGCGGGCGGCGCTGGCAGGCGCGCTGGCGCAGGAAGGCGCGTGCGCGCTGCCGGTACGTATACCTTCCCGCGCTCCGGTGCGCCGCGTGCTGCCGGCGGTGGCGCCGGCGCGGCAGTGCGTGTGCGCCAGGTGTGCGGCCACGTATGAGCGCATGGAGAAGGGGACGCTCTTGCGAAAAAGGCGCCGATAGGCGTCGAGCACGCGGGGGTCTTCCTGCGTTTTTACGTTTCTGAGGATTTGTTGCAGAAATGCCTGGAATTTTTCTTGATCAACGCTCGATATTTTGGAGGATATTTTTGACATTCTCGCGCTCCCTGAGTTTTAAACGTTTCGTGCGCTCATAATGCGGTGCCATGAAAACGGGCACGTGCGCTGCGCTGCAGCGCGCGGCGCACGGGGCGATACAAAACTCCCTCTGCGCACTGAGAATTGCAAGTATAGCGCGCCCCCACCCCCCTGTCTACCTGAGGAGGGGGCGGGGCGTGCGGCGGTGACGCCACCCTGCGCCGGTTGGCCCCTTCTGGAGGGTGCTAGACACGGGCGGGGGGGGGGGTGTTGTAAAAATGAAATGGGTCGGGAGGGAACTGCACCGTGCAGTCTTTTTTTGTGCGGGCGCCGGGGCGCTGCTCCCGGGGTTTGGCGCACTGCCCGTTTTTTCTGAGCAGCTAGGCATTGCCCCGCAGGTAACTGGTCACGCCCAGCTGCAGTGGGGCATTAAGTTTAAAAAGAACCCTTCGGTGCAACCGAACGAGTACACGCACGGGTTTCGCACCACCAATGATTTGAAAATCTCGCTCCCCCTCGTGCCCAAGGCCACGCACCTGCGTCGCGGCGGGGCGCGCTCAGGCGTGTGGGCGGAGCTGCGGCTCAAGGACCTGACCGTTGATTTTGAATCCCCCAGGCCGGGGCAGGCCTTTACGCTCAAAAAACCCAAAGCGTCTTTTGAAGCAACGCTCCACTGCTACAACGCGTACCTGACCATTGGCAAGGACCCGAACTGCTTTATTAACTTTGCGCAGCTGTGGGACCCGTTCGTGACCAGCGACTACAAGCAGGAGGACGTGCGCTATGCGCCCGGCTTTGGCGGCTATGGGGGCAAGCTCGGCTACCGTGCGCAGGATATCGGCGGCAGTGGCATTGGGTTGGACGTGGGCTTGCTCTCGTTTGCGTCAAACGGTAT
Proteins encoded in this region:
- a CDS encoding DbpA RNA binding domain-containing protein; translated protein: MSKISSKISSVDQEKFQAFLQQILRNVKTQEDPRVLDAYRRLFRKSVPFSMRSYVAAHLAHTHCRAGATAGSTRRTGAREGIRTGSAHAPSCASAPASAARARDFERKARDYPALCPGDTTSIFISIGKNRHIYPRDIIALLMQRADVAREHIGTIRILDHYSFIQVLSGEAEAVIARLNGLFYRGRTLTVSHSRRADEHPAPSTEPHAAAVAPEPDFMAEPIPALEE